The window ATTATTCGCGTCCCATCGATGGCGGGCCCGTGGATTGTGGATTCGATCATTTCTTTGGCACCGCATGCTGTCCGACGACCGATTGGTTGTACGCGTTTATCGATGGCAAACGGATTCCCAATCCGCCCGTCAAACAGCTCGATCAGTCGACGCTTCCCAAACATCCCTATTCGCACGATAACCGACGCGGGATGGTTGCACCGGACTTTGATCTCGAAGAAGTCGACATGGTGTTTCTGAAAAAGAGTCAAGATTTTCTTGTCCGCCACGTGGCGGAAACACCCGACAAACCATTCTTCTTGCTGCACAGCACGCAAGCGGTTCACTTGCCGTCGTTTCCCGGCGACGCATTCAAAGGGAAAACCAATTCAGGGCCGCATGGCGATTTCATTTTCGAATTGGACTATGTCGTCGGCGAGTTGATGAAGACGCTCAAGCGTCTGAATGTTGACGACAATACGTTGGTCATTTTCACGAGCGACAATGGTCCCGAGGTCCCGACGATCTATCACATGCGGCATGATCACGGTCACGATGGGGCACGTCCGTGGCGAGGTGTGAAGCGTGACAATTGGGAAGGCGGCCACCGGGTGCCGTTTCTCGTCCGCTGGCCTGGCAAAGTACCCGCAGGGACCACTTCGTCCGAGCTCACTTCGCTGACCGATGTGATGGCAACGATCGCCGAGATCGTCGAAGCACCGCTTCCCGACGATGCGGCCGAAGACAGTTTTAGTATGCTACCCGTGATGTTGGGCGAGGCTCCCGAGCAGCCGATTCGTCCGTATCTATTACAGCAGGGGTTTGGTGGCGCGAAATACTTGGCGATCCGGCGAGGACGATGGAAGTACTTGGCGCACAAAGGATCCGGTGGCAACCGCTATGAAACGCACCCCCAGCTCAAAGAGTATCTGCTGCCCGACACCGCGCCGGAGGCTCCGGGGCAACTTTATGACCTGGAAACCGATCCCGGCGAAACGCAGAATTTGGCGGTGTCGCATCCCGAGATCGTCGAAGAGCTGACTTTGTTATTGGAACAATCGATCGCCAGCGGCCGCAGTGCGCCAAGTCGATAACTGCAGCAAATCGATAACTGCGGCTTGTCGATAACAATGGGGCACCGCAGGTAACCGCAAAATAAGCCGAAAGAATAAACTCCCTTTCGGCTTCAACGCCCCTACCCAAGGTTTTAGCCGTCCCGCGTTAGCCCGCTTCGTTTGTCATTGTTCAGAGTCGGCGATCACCCGGGCGGGGACGGCGACGCGGCGATACGAGAACTCGCGGACCAGTAGAAATAGATTCACAACGAACACGGCGATCCCACTTAAAAAGACGATCAGTGCGACCGCTTCGTTGAAAGAGCTGCGACTAAACGATCGCTCGATGGTCCATATCCAA of the Novipirellula caenicola genome contains:
- a CDS encoding arylsulfatase, with the translated sequence MKLTLNLAALVLVASLCGGYLNTSFAAEQPNVVVILADDLGYGDVGCYNPESKIPTPNLDRFASEGMRFTDAHSPCTVCTPTRYSLMTGQMAFRIPNGGRVFSGAGGPSLIDPERLTLPSMLRQQGYTTACFGKWHIGLTFYDQQGEPIHHGNLEAVKRIDYSRPIDGGPVDCGFDHFFGTACCPTTDWLYAFIDGKRIPNPPVKQLDQSTLPKHPYSHDNRRGMVAPDFDLEEVDMVFLKKSQDFLVRHVAETPDKPFFLLHSTQAVHLPSFPGDAFKGKTNSGPHGDFIFELDYVVGELMKTLKRLNVDDNTLVIFTSDNGPEVPTIYHMRHDHGHDGARPWRGVKRDNWEGGHRVPFLVRWPGKVPAGTTSSELTSLTDVMATIAEIVEAPLPDDAAEDSFSMLPVMLGEAPEQPIRPYLLQQGFGGAKYLAIRRGRWKYLAHKGSGGNRYETHPQLKEYLLPDTAPEAPGQLYDLETDPGETQNLAVSHPEIVEELTLLLEQSIASGRSAPSR